From a region of the Nocardia sp. XZ_19_385 genome:
- the fabG gene encoding 3-oxoacyl-ACP reductase FabG produces MYKVAVVTGAARGIGAATAARLAADGAAVAVFDLDEAACQATAADITATGGTAVGIGCDITDDQQVQSAFARAAAELGMPNILVNNAGVLRDNMLFKMSVDDWDTVMDVHLRGAFLCCKTAQQYMVEQRYGRIVNTSSVSALGNRGQANYAAAKAGIQGFTRTLAMELGPFGITVNAVAPGFIATEMTAQTAARIGVTAAELQAKTAAITPLRRVGRPGDIAGVVSFLTSDDSAFVTGQTLYVDGGRRL; encoded by the coding sequence ATGTACAAGGTCGCAGTGGTGACGGGCGCCGCGCGCGGGATCGGAGCCGCCACCGCGGCCCGGCTGGCCGCCGACGGGGCCGCGGTCGCGGTGTTCGATCTGGACGAGGCCGCCTGCCAGGCGACCGCGGCGGACATCACCGCCACCGGTGGCACCGCCGTAGGGATCGGGTGCGACATCACCGACGACCAGCAGGTGCAGAGCGCGTTCGCGCGCGCCGCCGCGGAACTGGGGATGCCGAACATCCTGGTCAACAACGCGGGCGTGCTGCGCGACAACATGCTGTTCAAGATGTCGGTGGACGATTGGGACACCGTCATGGACGTGCATCTGCGCGGTGCGTTCCTGTGCTGCAAGACCGCGCAGCAGTACATGGTGGAGCAGCGCTACGGCCGGATCGTCAACACCTCCAGCGTGTCCGCGCTCGGCAATCGCGGACAGGCGAACTACGCCGCGGCCAAGGCGGGCATCCAAGGCTTCACCCGCACCTTGGCAATGGAGCTCGGTCCGTTCGGCATCACCGTCAACGCGGTCGCCCCCGGGTTCATAGCTACCGAGATGACCGCGCAGACCGCCGCTCGAATCGGCGTCACCGCAGCGGAATTGCAGGCCAAGACCGCCGCGATCACCCCACTGCGCCGGGTCGGGCGGCCCGGGGACATCGCGGGCGTCGTCTCGTTCCTCACCTCCGACGACAGTGCGTTCGTCACCGGACAAACCCTGTACGTCGACGGCGGGCGTCGCCTCTAG
- a CDS encoding DUF3145 domain-containing protein, translating to MRASSQFADATAGVVWIHSSPAALCPHIEWALTSALGTPAKLRWTAQPADGSLRATSDWVGPVGTAARIAQSLRAWPVLRFEVTEEPSEGVDGERYSFVPHLGLWHGSTSANGDVALGEMRLRAMLQAAQELGKYNSYDLAAEIDRALGTAWDDDLEDYRIGVDGLGAEITWLRRDVG from the coding sequence GTGCGTGCATCAAGTCAGTTCGCGGACGCGACGGCGGGTGTGGTCTGGATCCACTCGTCGCCAGCCGCGTTGTGCCCGCACATCGAGTGGGCGCTCACCTCGGCCCTCGGCACGCCGGCGAAACTCCGCTGGACTGCCCAGCCCGCCGACGGTTCACTGCGCGCAACCAGCGATTGGGTCGGCCCCGTCGGCACCGCCGCGCGCATTGCCCAGTCCTTGCGCGCCTGGCCGGTCCTGCGTTTCGAGGTCACCGAGGAACCCAGTGAAGGCGTCGACGGCGAGCGCTACAGCTTCGTACCCCACCTCGGCCTCTGGCATGGCTCCACCAGTGCCAACGGCGATGTGGCGCTGGGCGAAATGCGACTGAGAGCCATGCTGCAAGCCGCCCAGGAGCTCGGCAAGTACAACAGCTACGACCTCGCCGCCGAAATCGATCGCGCGCTCGGCACCGCCTGGGACGACGACCTCGAGGACTATCGCATCGGCGTGGACGGCCTCGGCGCGGAAATTACTTGGCTGCGCCGCGACGTGGGCTGA
- a CDS encoding ABC transporter ATP-binding protein has protein sequence MTEPFLSITDLHAGYGPARVLQGLSFTVQKGDVCAILGPNGAGKTTLLRALSGMIRTAGAIRLDGADIAGRRPETIARRRVAHVPEGRGTFAPLTVEENLRLGAYPRRDRLGVEADLERIFGFFPVLKEKRREGAGALSGGQQQMLAIGRALMLRPQLLLLDEPSLGLSPLVTQELFHIIATINEQERITVLVVEQNAHLALGISSHAHVLETGRIVLSGTASEVRADATVVQSYLGYRV, from the coding sequence ATGACCGAACCATTTCTGAGCATCACCGACCTGCACGCCGGTTATGGCCCCGCGCGGGTGCTGCAGGGCCTGAGCTTCACGGTGCAGAAGGGCGATGTCTGCGCCATTCTCGGACCCAACGGCGCCGGGAAAACCACGCTGCTGCGCGCGTTGTCCGGCATGATCCGCACCGCCGGGGCGATCCGCCTCGACGGCGCCGACATCGCGGGCCGCAGACCCGAGACCATCGCCCGCCGCCGCGTCGCCCATGTACCCGAGGGACGTGGCACCTTCGCTCCGCTGACCGTCGAGGAAAACCTGCGCCTGGGCGCCTACCCGCGCCGCGATCGCCTCGGTGTGGAGGCGGACCTGGAGCGGATCTTCGGCTTCTTCCCGGTGCTGAAGGAGAAGCGCCGCGAAGGCGCGGGCGCACTGTCCGGCGGCCAGCAGCAGATGCTGGCGATCGGCCGCGCACTCATGCTGCGCCCGCAGCTGCTGCTGCTCGACGAACCCTCGCTCGGTCTGTCGCCCCTGGTCACCCAGGAGCTGTTTCACATCATCGCCACCATCAACGAACAGGAGCGGATCACCGTGCTCGTCGTCGAACAGAACGCGCATCTCGCGCTGGGCATATCCAGCCACGCCCACGTGCTGGAGACCGGCCGGATCGTGTTGTCCGGCACGGCATCCGAGGTCCGCGCGGACGCGACGGTCGTGCAGTCCTATCTCGGATACCGGGTGTGA
- a CDS encoding serine hydrolase, whose product MRSLEQIKDWPVRHAGAGVVTRAGTNSAGDTDRVFPLASVTKPLVAYAVLVAVEEGAIELDQPVDSHSAPPGTTVRHLLAHTSGIAFDTTDVLAKPGAKRIYSSAGFEVLAQFVTEQTGIAFDEYLRDAVFGPLGMKHSVLTGSAGHGARSTVDDLLLFAAELLSPQLISADMHSEASTVQFPGSNGVLPGYGSQRPNDWGLGFEIRDSKTPHWTGSVNSPRTYGHFGQSGTFLWVDPEIEVACVALADENFGDWARAAWPVFSDGVIEELSRG is encoded by the coding sequence GTGCGATCACTCGAGCAGATCAAGGACTGGCCGGTTCGGCATGCGGGCGCGGGCGTTGTGACCCGGGCGGGCACGAACTCCGCGGGTGACACCGATCGGGTGTTCCCCCTGGCCTCGGTGACCAAGCCGCTGGTTGCCTATGCGGTGCTGGTCGCCGTCGAAGAGGGCGCGATCGAGCTGGATCAGCCGGTCGACAGTCACTCCGCGCCGCCCGGCACGACCGTGCGGCACCTGCTCGCGCACACCTCCGGCATCGCTTTCGACACCACCGATGTTCTGGCCAAGCCCGGCGCTAAAAGGATCTACTCCAGCGCCGGTTTCGAGGTGCTCGCGCAGTTCGTCACCGAGCAGACCGGGATCGCGTTCGACGAATATCTGCGCGACGCGGTCTTCGGGCCGCTGGGTATGAAGCACTCGGTGCTCACCGGTTCCGCGGGGCACGGTGCACGATCAACTGTCGACGATCTTCTGCTTTTCGCCGCGGAGTTGCTGAGTCCGCAATTGATCTCCGCGGACATGCATTCCGAAGCAAGCACTGTGCAATTCCCGGGAAGCAATGGTGTCCTGCCCGGTTACGGTTCGCAGCGGCCCAATGACTGGGGCCTGGGTTTCGAGATTCGCGACAGCAAAACCCCGCACTGGACCGGGAGCGTGAATTCGCCTCGTACTTATGGACATTTCGGCCAATCGGGCACATTCTTGTGGGTTGATCCGGAAATCGAGGTGGCGTGCGTAGCGCTCGCCGACGAGAATTTCGGAGATTGGGCGCGGGCCGCCTGGCCGGTTTTCAGCGACGGGGTGATTGAAGAACTATCGCGGGGGTAA
- a CDS encoding ABC transporter ATP-binding protein: MARLQIDAISKTYGADYAVREVSLDIADGEFMVLLGPSGCGKSTLLRMIAGLEEPSSGRILLDGTDITEVAPQRRDLAMVFQSYALYPHLTVAKNIGFPLRARRRPRAHIAERVAAVAKTLELSALLDRRPGALSGGQRQRVALARAMVRDPGAFLMDEPLSNLDAKLRSATRAELIALHRRLGATFLYVTHDQVEAMTMATRIALLDAGRIEQVGTPEELYDRPRTAFVAGFLGSPPMNLFPAVVSWRAGGLRVLSDGIDAALDITADSGDDSAVLAGIRPEHLRIDSDASALRGRVTMVENLGSEELVHAAVGKHILCARAPRPAGVRVGEDVGFRVAPAHIHLFHPDSGLRLTWQEQSTRRPGALPAGAQAVSS, translated from the coding sequence GTGGCCCGGCTACAGATCGATGCGATATCGAAGACCTATGGTGCGGACTACGCCGTCCGCGAGGTGAGCCTCGACATCGCCGACGGGGAATTCATGGTGCTGCTCGGCCCGAGCGGCTGCGGCAAGTCCACGCTGCTGCGCATGATCGCGGGCTTGGAGGAGCCGTCGTCGGGCCGAATCCTGCTGGACGGCACCGACATCACCGAGGTTGCCCCGCAGCGGCGGGACCTGGCCATGGTGTTCCAGAGCTATGCGCTGTACCCGCACCTGACGGTGGCGAAGAACATCGGGTTCCCGCTGCGGGCCCGCCGCCGGCCGCGCGCCCACATCGCAGAACGGGTGGCCGCGGTGGCGAAGACCCTGGAACTCTCGGCCCTGCTCGACCGACGCCCGGGCGCGCTCTCGGGCGGGCAACGGCAGCGAGTCGCACTGGCGCGCGCCATGGTTCGCGATCCCGGGGCGTTCCTCATGGACGAGCCGCTGTCCAATCTCGACGCCAAACTGCGCAGCGCCACCCGCGCCGAACTCATCGCCCTGCACCGCCGCCTCGGCGCCACCTTCCTGTACGTGACCCACGATCAGGTGGAGGCGATGACCATGGCCACCCGTATCGCGCTGCTCGACGCGGGCCGCATCGAGCAGGTCGGCACCCCCGAGGAGCTCTACGACCGGCCTCGAACCGCCTTCGTCGCAGGCTTTCTCGGTTCCCCGCCCATGAACCTGTTTCCCGCGGTCGTGTCCTGGCGTGCCGGCGGGTTGCGGGTGTTGTCCGACGGCATCGACGCCGCCCTGGACATCACGGCGGATTCCGGTGACGACAGCGCTGTCCTCGCCGGAATCCGCCCCGAGCACCTGCGCATCGACAGCGACGCGTCCGCGCTGCGCGGGCGGGTGACCATGGTCGAAAACCTCGGCAGTGAGGAGCTCGTGCACGCCGCGGTCGGAAAGCACATCCTGTGCGCCCGAGCGCCACGGCCCGCCGGCGTGCGCGTGGGCGAGGATGTGGGCTTCCGCGTCGCCCCCGCGCACATCCATCTTTTTCATCCCGATTCCGGCCTGCGCCTTACTTGGCAAGAGCAATCCACCCGTCGTCCCGGCGCACTTCCTGCTGGGGCACAGGCGGTTTCGTCGTGA
- a CDS encoding TetR family transcriptional regulator, which translates to MARPRVPLLSRDRIRESALTLIDRDGLGELSMRKLAADLGVQAASLYGHYPTKDDLLDDIAHSIMSHVDASAFEHESWRSALVSWARSFRAALAQHPNFVPYLATSGPGRRDEALRAANAVHGGLVEAGWPPRQATMIGAAARYLVLGSTVGSFSRGFVDDIQVYRDRYPNLEQAHLLRDKAEEIDSDSFELALSAFLDGLELKFEKLSPRRGAAK; encoded by the coding sequence GTGGCGCGACCCCGCGTTCCGCTGTTGAGTCGCGACCGCATCCGCGAATCCGCGCTGACGCTGATCGACCGCGACGGCCTCGGCGAGCTCTCCATGCGCAAGCTGGCCGCCGACCTCGGTGTCCAGGCCGCCTCCCTCTACGGCCACTACCCCACCAAGGACGACCTGCTCGACGACATCGCCCACTCCATCATGAGCCACGTCGACGCCTCGGCCTTCGAACACGAAAGCTGGCGCAGCGCACTGGTTTCCTGGGCCCGCTCGTTCCGCGCCGCCCTCGCCCAGCACCCCAATTTCGTGCCCTACCTGGCGACTTCGGGCCCCGGCCGGCGCGACGAAGCGCTCCGCGCGGCCAATGCCGTGCACGGCGGTCTGGTCGAAGCCGGCTGGCCACCCCGCCAAGCCACCATGATCGGCGCCGCCGCCCGCTACCTGGTCCTCGGTTCGACGGTCGGCTCGTTCTCCCGCGGCTTCGTCGACGACATCCAGGTCTACCGAGACCGCTACCCCAACCTCGAACAAGCGCACCTGCTGCGCGACAAAGCCGAGGAGATCGACTCGGACAGTTTCGAATTGGCCCTCAGCGCATTCCTGGACGGGCTGGAGTTGAAGTTCGAAAAACTCAGCCCACGTCGCGGCGCAGCCAAGTAA
- a CDS encoding branched-chain amino acid ABC transporter permease produces MTVVQFLQQLIEGVSAGAIYAGLALALVLIYRFTGIVNFAQGELAMFSAFLAWQCIESGMPFWLALPITLAVSFAGGMLIERVIIRPVEGGAELTLVIVTVGLFFFINAAAGWIWSFQVKSFPNPFPDGNLRAGGVSAGYGSLGVIAVVAVVMGLLYLMFRYTRIGLAMRAVACNPASARLVGIRVGMVLSLGWGLAALVGAVSGVLSAPLLFLEPNMMGGVLIYAFAAATLGGFDSPGGAVAGGLIVGVAETLTGAYVDFIGTELKIGVPLAIILGVLLLRPEGLFGKAAVERV; encoded by the coding sequence GTGACCGTGGTTCAATTTCTGCAACAACTCATCGAAGGCGTCAGCGCGGGGGCGATTTACGCCGGGCTGGCCCTGGCGCTCGTGCTGATTTATCGGTTCACCGGGATCGTGAACTTTGCTCAGGGCGAGCTCGCCATGTTCTCCGCGTTCCTGGCCTGGCAGTGCATCGAGAGCGGGATGCCGTTCTGGCTGGCGCTGCCGATTACCTTGGCGGTGTCCTTCGCGGGCGGCATGCTCATCGAGCGGGTGATCATCCGGCCGGTGGAAGGCGGAGCCGAACTGACTCTGGTCATCGTGACCGTCGGGCTGTTCTTCTTCATCAACGCGGCGGCCGGCTGGATCTGGTCGTTTCAGGTCAAATCGTTCCCGAATCCGTTCCCGGACGGCAATTTACGCGCGGGCGGAGTGAGCGCAGGTTACGGCAGCCTCGGTGTGATCGCCGTGGTCGCGGTGGTCATGGGATTGCTCTACCTGATGTTCCGCTACACCCGGATCGGGTTGGCGATGCGCGCGGTCGCCTGCAATCCGGCCTCGGCGCGATTGGTCGGTATCCGAGTCGGCATGGTGCTCTCGCTCGGCTGGGGCCTGGCCGCGCTGGTCGGCGCGGTCTCGGGCGTGCTGTCGGCGCCGCTGCTGTTCCTGGAGCCGAACATGATGGGCGGGGTCCTGATCTACGCCTTCGCCGCGGCGACGCTCGGCGGATTCGATAGTCCCGGTGGCGCGGTCGCGGGCGGGTTGATCGTCGGTGTCGCCGAAACCCTCACCGGCGCCTACGTCGACTTCATCGGTACCGAGCTCAAAATCGGTGTGCCGCTGGCGATCATCCTCGGCGTGCTGCTGCTGCGGCCCGAGGGTCTCTTCGGGAAAGCGGCGGTGGAACGAGTATGA
- a CDS encoding acyl-CoA dehydrogenase family protein — protein MNLELSETHRDLRDLARTWVDREVVPNATAWDRAEAVDPAIVGKLGAMGFLGIGVPEEYGGSGGDALDYCLLLEELGRGDSAVRGIVSVSLGLVAKSIAGYGTEEQKRRFLPDLCAGRTLGCFGLTEPGTGSDAASLVTKAERVGEDWVLSGSKMFITNGTRATIALIFARTGGPGPKGITAFLVPTDAPGFSRTEIKGKLGLRGQATAELSFDQVRVPDALRLGDEGAGFRIAMSALDKGRMGVAAGCVGVARACLEASVRYAGEREQFGKPIASYQLVQQMLADIAVETDAARLLTWRVADLIDRGQPFGTEASMAKLYASETAVRAANNAIQVFGGYGYIDEYPVSKYLRDARVLTLYEGTSQIQKLLIGRALTGVNAIV, from the coding sequence ATGAATCTGGAATTGAGCGAGACCCATCGCGATCTGCGCGATCTGGCTCGCACCTGGGTGGACCGGGAAGTCGTCCCCAACGCCACCGCGTGGGATCGAGCCGAGGCGGTGGATCCGGCGATAGTGGGCAAGCTCGGTGCGATGGGATTCCTCGGGATCGGGGTGCCGGAGGAGTACGGCGGCTCCGGCGGTGACGCCCTCGACTATTGCCTGCTCTTGGAGGAACTCGGCCGCGGCGACAGCGCGGTGCGCGGAATCGTCTCGGTGTCACTGGGATTGGTGGCCAAGAGCATCGCGGGTTACGGCACCGAAGAGCAGAAGCGGCGCTTCCTGCCCGATCTGTGCGCGGGCCGGACGCTGGGCTGCTTCGGGTTGACCGAACCGGGCACCGGCTCCGATGCGGCGAGCCTGGTGACCAAAGCCGAACGCGTGGGCGAGGACTGGGTGTTGTCCGGCTCGAAGATGTTCATCACCAACGGCACTCGCGCCACTATCGCGCTGATCTTCGCCCGCACGGGTGGCCCGGGGCCGAAAGGCATTACCGCGTTTCTGGTTCCCACCGATGCGCCGGGCTTCTCCCGCACGGAGATCAAGGGCAAGCTGGGGCTGCGTGGCCAGGCGACCGCCGAGCTGAGCTTCGATCAGGTACGCGTGCCCGACGCGCTGCGTCTCGGCGACGAAGGCGCCGGGTTCCGAATTGCCATGTCCGCCTTGGACAAAGGCCGGATGGGTGTGGCGGCGGGCTGTGTCGGCGTCGCGCGGGCCTGCCTGGAGGCCTCGGTGCGTTACGCGGGGGAGCGGGAGCAGTTCGGCAAGCCGATCGCCTCCTACCAGCTGGTGCAGCAGATGCTGGCCGATATCGCGGTGGAAACCGACGCGGCCCGGCTGCTCACCTGGCGGGTGGCCGATCTGATCGACCGCGGACAGCCGTTCGGTACCGAGGCGTCGATGGCCAAGCTCTACGCCAGCGAGACCGCGGTGCGCGCCGCCAACAACGCGATCCAGGTGTTCGGCGGCTACGGCTACATCGACGAGTACCCGGTGTCGAAGTACCTGCGGGATGCCCGCGTCCTCACCCTCTACGAGGGCACCAGCCAGATTCAGAAACTGCTCATCGGCCGCGCCCTGACGGGCGTGAACGCCATTGTCTGA
- a CDS encoding serine hydrolase domain-containing protein: MSARPTIHGEVEAGFGPVADAFRRNFAQHGEIGAAVAVYAGDRPVVDLWAGHRDRNRAQPWERDTIVPVFSSTKGLAAFVVAAAVSKGLLDYEEKVATYWPEFAAQGKGEITVRQLIDHQAGLSGLDTVVKLDQLADFDGLAQILAAQKPAWQPGTRHGYHAITLGLYQGELIRRVDPEHRTLGRVFAEDIAKPLGLDFFIGLPADEPMERIAKLSATKGLDILRYERDLPLRIGVDVYSKRGYAHASLTNPQVGAPARATRREFLEVELPASNGVGNARSLAKVYGAAAGRTGALPVAETVLAQLAAADTAEDVPAEDLVLYTKSRYHLGFRKSRGSFRFGSDKRAYGTTGLGGSFGFADPATGLGFGYTMNRLGMAVLDDVRSRNLREALLRCKV; this comes from the coding sequence ATGAGTGCGCGACCCACGATCCACGGCGAAGTGGAGGCCGGATTCGGCCCCGTCGCCGACGCTTTCCGCCGGAACTTCGCCCAGCACGGTGAAATCGGCGCCGCCGTGGCCGTTTACGCGGGTGACCGGCCGGTGGTGGACCTGTGGGCGGGCCATCGCGACCGCAACCGGGCCCAGCCCTGGGAGCGGGACACGATCGTTCCGGTGTTCTCCTCGACGAAAGGCCTGGCCGCGTTCGTGGTGGCGGCCGCGGTGTCGAAGGGGCTGCTGGACTACGAGGAGAAGGTCGCCACGTACTGGCCCGAGTTCGCCGCCCAGGGTAAGGGCGAGATCACGGTGCGCCAGCTGATCGATCATCAGGCCGGGCTATCGGGTCTGGACACCGTCGTGAAGTTGGACCAACTGGCGGACTTCGACGGGCTGGCGCAGATCCTCGCGGCGCAGAAACCGGCGTGGCAGCCGGGCACCCGGCACGGCTATCACGCCATCACCCTCGGCCTGTATCAGGGCGAGCTGATCCGCCGCGTCGACCCGGAGCACCGCACCCTGGGCCGGGTTTTCGCCGAGGACATCGCGAAGCCGCTCGGCTTGGACTTCTTCATCGGCCTGCCCGCCGACGAACCGATGGAGCGCATCGCCAAGCTGTCGGCCACCAAGGGCCTGGATATCCTGCGCTACGAACGGGACCTGCCGTTGCGCATCGGCGTCGATGTCTACTCCAAGCGCGGATATGCCCATGCCTCACTGACCAATCCGCAGGTGGGAGCGCCCGCGCGGGCCACGCGCCGCGAATTCCTGGAGGTGGAGTTGCCCGCCTCCAACGGTGTCGGCAATGCCCGCTCGCTGGCCAAGGTCTACGGCGCGGCCGCGGGCCGGACCGGTGCGCTGCCGGTCGCCGAGACGGTGCTCGCGCAACTGGCGGCGGCCGACACCGCCGAGGATGTGCCCGCCGAGGATCTGGTGCTCTACACCAAGAGCCGGTACCACCTCGGATTCCGCAAGTCGCGCGGTTCGTTCCGGTTCGGGTCCGACAAACGGGCTTACGGCACAACGGGTTTGGGCGGGTCGTTCGGATTCGCCGATCCCGCAACGGGTCTCGGCTTCGGATACACAATGAACCGGCTCGGCATGGCCGTCCTGGACGACGTGCGCAGCCGCAACCTGCGCGAGGCGCTGCTGCGCTGCAAGGTCTGA
- a CDS encoding branched-chain amino acid ABC transporter permease, producing MSIKDTAPAVADPPETTAPQFYSLASRILAKRRVIAVAALFIAACYAPFQLMPFHTFQLSMALVYAIALLGLNLLVGQAGQISLGHGAFLAVGAYTAAVLLDRWEVPHLATLPVAAAVCFVLGLGLGVPALRLRGLYLALVTLAIAIFVVPLLKRFESVTGGSMGLTLEKPVPPVWSGLAEDQWLYFLCLATAVLCLLVVAGVQRSRVGRALNAIRDNETAAEIMGVRPAFYKTLAFAWSAMLAGVAGCVYTWVIAYVSPDSFAVGLSITLLAGLVVGGLGSLWGPLFGGLFVLFVPSLAQDINQAAPGAVFGLLIIAVMYLAPTGLAGLGGRVANWIRIR from the coding sequence ATGAGCATCAAAGACACCGCACCCGCTGTGGCGGATCCACCGGAAACCACAGCACCACAGTTCTATTCGCTGGCGTCGCGGATTCTGGCGAAGCGCCGGGTCATCGCAGTCGCGGCTCTCTTCATAGCGGCGTGCTACGCGCCGTTCCAGCTGATGCCGTTTCACACCTTCCAGCTGAGCATGGCGCTGGTCTACGCCATCGCCCTGCTCGGCCTGAATCTTCTTGTCGGACAGGCAGGTCAGATCTCCCTCGGGCACGGGGCCTTCCTCGCGGTAGGTGCATACACCGCGGCGGTTCTCCTCGATCGCTGGGAGGTGCCGCATCTGGCGACCCTCCCGGTCGCCGCCGCGGTCTGCTTCGTACTCGGTCTCGGTCTCGGCGTACCCGCGCTGCGACTCCGCGGCCTGTATCTGGCACTGGTCACCCTCGCCATCGCGATCTTCGTGGTGCCGCTGCTCAAGCGCTTCGAATCCGTCACCGGCGGCTCGATGGGCCTCACCCTCGAAAAGCCGGTCCCGCCGGTGTGGTCCGGGCTCGCCGAGGACCAATGGCTGTACTTCCTCTGCCTCGCGACGGCTGTGCTCTGTCTGCTGGTGGTCGCCGGCGTGCAGCGTTCCCGAGTAGGTCGCGCGCTCAACGCGATTCGCGACAACGAGACCGCCGCCGAGATCATGGGCGTGCGCCCGGCCTTCTACAAGACCCTCGCGTTCGCCTGGAGTGCCATGCTCGCCGGTGTCGCGGGCTGTGTCTACACCTGGGTGATCGCCTACGTCTCCCCGGACTCCTTCGCGGTCGGACTGTCCATCACGCTGCTCGCCGGGCTGGTGGTCGGCGGCCTCGGCTCACTGTGGGGCCCGCTGTTCGGGGGACTGTTCGTCCTGTTCGTGCCGAGCCTCGCCCAGGACATCAATCAAGCCGCGCCGGGAGCCGTCTTCGGCCTGCTCATCATCGCGGTCATGTACCTCGCGCCCACCGGTCTCGCCGGTCTCGGTGGCCGTGTCGCGAATTGGATCCGAATCCGGTAA
- a CDS encoding ABC transporter ATP-binding protein, giving the protein MLEISQLTLRFGGITALSDVGFHVAPGELVGLIGPNGAGKTSLFNCLTRRYTPDSGAITYQGADLLTAQPHTLAGLGIARTFQNLGLFTRMSVRDNVLVGAHHRARAGFGTAGLHLPRVRGEEKRLRAEADALLERLDLRKVADHPAAGLPFGTLKRIELARALAIHPALLLLDEPVNGLSHGEVDEFAELVRALRAELDLTVIVVEHHMGFVMGLCDRVVCLDFGRVIAEGKPEQVQQHPDVIAAYLGTPA; this is encoded by the coding sequence ATGCTCGAAATTTCCCAGCTGACGCTCCGTTTCGGCGGCATCACCGCCTTGTCGGACGTCGGATTCCATGTCGCACCAGGGGAACTGGTGGGGCTGATCGGCCCGAACGGGGCGGGCAAGACCAGCCTGTTCAACTGCCTCACTCGGCGCTACACCCCCGACAGCGGCGCGATCACCTACCAGGGCGCCGATCTGCTGACCGCGCAACCGCACACCCTGGCCGGCCTCGGCATCGCCAGAACCTTCCAGAACCTGGGCTTGTTCACCCGTATGTCCGTGCGGGACAACGTCCTGGTCGGCGCGCACCATCGCGCCCGCGCCGGTTTCGGCACCGCGGGCCTGCACCTGCCCAGGGTGCGGGGGGAGGAGAAGCGGCTGCGCGCCGAAGCCGACGCCTTGCTCGAGCGCCTCGACCTGCGGAAGGTGGCCGACCATCCGGCCGCCGGTCTCCCGTTCGGCACGTTGAAGCGGATCGAGCTGGCGCGTGCCCTCGCGATCCACCCGGCGCTGCTGCTGCTCGACGAACCCGTCAACGGCCTCAGTCACGGCGAGGTCGACGAATTCGCCGAACTGGTGCGAGCCCTGCGCGCCGAACTGGACCTCACCGTCATCGTCGTCGAACACCACATGGGCTTCGTCATGGGTCTCTGCGACCGCGTCGTCTGCCTGGACTTCGGCCGCGTCATCGCCGAAGGCAAACCCGAACAGGTGCAACAGCATCCGGACGTCATCGCCGCCTACCTGGGGACCCCGGCATGA